Proteins co-encoded in one Sulfurimonas sp. HSL1-2 genomic window:
- the murG gene encoding undecaprenyldiphospho-muramoylpentapeptide beta-N-acetylglucosaminyltransferase — MKFVLTGGGTGGHLAIAKALLDAITAAGDEAIFIGSTTGQDRMWFGEGSAFVQTHFLGTTGVVNRRGAAKLAALWRVARAGAEARRILKGYRPDAVISVGGFSAAPASFAALALGIPFFIHEQNAVTGRLNRLLRRYARRFFSSYDPGSPVRSYPVNRALFETARERDSVQTVIFLGGSQGAKAINDFALAVAPELARRGIAVIHQCGERDYERVRSAYAQSGIEAELYGFTKELPALLARSDLAVSRAGASTLWELAANGLPALYVPYPYAAGDHQYYNAVFLAEQGLSWVVREEALRPEMLAEILDEGVAAASRGLRMLEREDAAARIMDAVREAC, encoded by the coding sequence TTGAAATTCGTATTGACAGGCGGCGGGACCGGCGGGCACCTGGCCATCGCCAAGGCACTCCTGGACGCCATCACCGCCGCAGGCGACGAGGCGATCTTTATCGGTTCGACCACGGGGCAGGACCGGATGTGGTTCGGGGAGGGGTCGGCATTCGTCCAGACCCACTTTCTCGGGACGACGGGGGTCGTCAACCGCCGCGGCGCGGCGAAACTGGCGGCGCTGTGGCGGGTGGCACGGGCCGGGGCGGAAGCGCGGCGGATCCTGAAGGGCTACCGGCCCGACGCGGTGATCAGCGTCGGGGGCTTCTCGGCGGCCCCGGCCTCCTTTGCGGCCCTCGCCCTGGGTATCCCCTTTTTCATTCACGAACAAAACGCCGTCACCGGAAGGCTCAACCGTCTTCTGCGCCGCTATGCGCGCCGCTTTTTCAGCTCCTACGACCCGGGCAGCCCCGTCAGGAGCTACCCGGTCAACCGGGCGCTGTTCGAGACGGCGCGGGAACGCGACAGCGTGCAGACGGTGATCTTCCTGGGCGGCTCGCAGGGGGCGAAAGCGATCAATGATTTCGCCCTGGCCGTCGCGCCGGAACTTGCCCGGCGCGGGATTGCCGTCATCCACCAGTGCGGCGAACGCGATTATGAACGGGTGCGCTCCGCCTATGCACAAAGCGGGATCGAAGCGGAACTCTACGGGTTTACAAAGGAGCTTCCCGCCCTGCTGGCACGCAGCGACCTCGCCGTCAGCCGGGCGGGGGCGAGCACGCTTTGGGAGCTGGCGGCCAACGGGCTGCCGGCGCTCTATGTTCCCTACCCTTACGCGGCTGGGGATCACCAGTACTACAATGCTGTCTTCCTGGCGGAGCAGGGGCTTTCCTGGGTTGTCCGCGAGGAAGCGCTCCGTCCCGAGATGCTGGCAGAGATACTCGATGAGGGTGTTGCCGCGGCCAGCCGCGGGTTACGTATGCTTGAGCGCGAGGATGCGGCGGCACGGATCATGGACGCAGTCCGGGAGGCGTGCTGA
- a CDS encoding DedA family protein translates to MLAELTQWLVETVLGLGYAGIFALMAVESSFVPFPSEVVLVPAGYLIARGEMHPLLVMLMALLGSLTGALVNYYLALLLGLPLLRRYGRYFFISEKSLERLDAFFAAHGPISTFSGRLLPGIRQLISIPAGLARMPLVPFLGYTALGAGLWSLILVMAGYLIGENEALLRTYLREITLAVFAGVVLLVAFYVYRRRRPRETPDEV, encoded by the coding sequence ATGCTGGCGGAACTGACGCAGTGGCTCGTCGAGACGGTCCTGGGACTGGGGTACGCGGGGATCTTCGCCCTGATGGCGGTGGAGAGCTCCTTCGTTCCCTTCCCGAGCGAGGTCGTCCTGGTGCCGGCGGGCTATCTCATCGCCCGGGGGGAGATGCACCCGTTGCTTGTCATGCTCATGGCTCTGCTGGGTTCGTTGACCGGAGCGCTCGTCAACTACTACCTGGCGCTGCTGCTCGGACTGCCGCTGCTGCGCCGCTACGGCCGCTACTTCTTCATCTCCGAAAAAAGCCTGGAGCGTCTCGATGCGTTTTTCGCGGCGCACGGGCCGATTTCGACCTTTTCGGGGCGGCTGCTGCCCGGAATCCGGCAGCTTATCTCCATTCCCGCCGGGCTGGCGCGGATGCCCCTGGTCCCTTTCCTGGGCTATACGGCGCTCGGGGCGGGGCTGTGGAGCCTCATCCTGGTGATGGCGGGCTACCTGATCGGGGAGAACGAGGCGCTGCTGCGCACCTACCTGCGGGAAATCACCCTGGCGGTTTTCGCCGGGGTGGTCCTGCTCGTCGCCTTCTATGTCTACCGCCGTCGACGGCCGCGCGAAACCCCCGATGAGGTTTGA
- the alaS gene encoding alanine--tRNA ligase, with protein sequence MDVREAYLKFFESKGHTPVASAPLVPDDATLLFNNAGMVPFKTIFTGEVPVPENPRATSCQTCVRAGGKHNDLENVGHTARHHTFFEMLGNFSFGDYFKEEAIAYAWEFVTEVLALPVEKLWVTVHESDDEAEAIWKKHIAADRIMRLGDKDNFWQMGDTGPCGPCSEIFIDQGAEHFNGPEDYMGGDGDRFLEIWNLVFMQYERNAKGELNPLPKPSIDTGMGLERVVAVKEGKFSNYDSSLFMPIINKVEALIGKPYDYAGGASYRVIADHIRTVTFLLSQGTNFSNEGRGYVLRRILRRAVRHGYLLGFSKPFMHEIVDTVVELMGHQYPYLSEKAPVVKEQIMLEEERFFKTIEDGIALFSEELKKTKDVFSGETAFKLYDTFGFPLDLTEDMLREKGLGLDTATFERLMTEQRERAKAAWKGSGDAHVEGDFKALLEQFGENAFIGYSTMKATSKVLALLSTGFGREESLHARHEGWVLLDETPFYAESGGQTGDTGLLEGVAEVLETKKFFGLNLSKIRATATINVGDSVTAVVDEARREIERHHSATHLLHAALYEELGEHISQAGSLVEADRLRFDFSHPKAMTAAEIAAVEERVNLVVQRGITNATEEMDIEAAKQSGAKAQFGEKYGDRVRVVRFGDASIEFCGGTHVGSTSEIGMFVITKESGVSAGVRRIEAVCSKAAYDYFKQQRHLIGEAEAAVKNRDVLAGVERLKEQINTLRVELQDAQNAAKESLAAETINGVSVFVEEIKSGDVKGRIDELKNMNESVAAMLFQVKGDKVMIAAGVKNAGAKAGDWIKAIAPILGGGGGGRPDFAQAGGKDASKLPEALEASKAYITEALS encoded by the coding sequence ATGGATGTACGCGAAGCCTATCTGAAGTTTTTTGAATCCAAGGGCCACACGCCGGTGGCGAGCGCGCCGCTCGTGCCCGACGACGCCACGCTGCTGTTCAACAATGCGGGGATGGTCCCGTTCAAGACGATCTTTACCGGCGAGGTGCCGGTACCCGAGAACCCCCGTGCCACGTCGTGCCAGACCTGTGTCCGTGCCGGCGGGAAGCACAACGACCTGGAAAACGTCGGCCACACGGCCCGCCACCACACCTTCTTCGAAATGCTGGGCAACTTCAGCTTCGGCGACTATTTCAAAGAGGAAGCGATCGCCTACGCGTGGGAGTTCGTAACCGAGGTGCTCGCACTGCCGGTGGAAAAACTCTGGGTCACGGTACACGAAAGCGACGACGAGGCCGAGGCGATCTGGAAGAAACACATCGCGGCTGACCGCATCATGCGCCTGGGGGACAAAGACAACTTCTGGCAGATGGGCGACACGGGCCCATGCGGTCCCTGTTCAGAGATCTTTATCGACCAGGGTGCGGAGCATTTCAACGGCCCAGAGGACTACATGGGCGGCGACGGCGACCGATTCTTAGAGATCTGGAACCTCGTCTTCATGCAGTATGAGCGCAATGCGAAGGGCGAACTGAACCCGCTGCCCAAGCCCTCCATCGATACGGGGATGGGACTTGAGCGCGTCGTCGCCGTCAAAGAAGGCAAGTTCAGCAACTACGACTCCTCCCTCTTCATGCCGATCATCAACAAGGTCGAAGCGCTCATCGGCAAGCCGTATGACTATGCCGGCGGCGCGAGCTACCGCGTCATCGCGGACCATATCCGTACCGTCACTTTCCTGCTTTCACAGGGGACGAACTTCTCCAACGAGGGGCGGGGCTACGTCCTGCGCCGTATTCTCCGCCGCGCGGTACGCCACGGCTACCTGCTGGGCTTCAGCAAACCCTTTATGCACGAGATCGTCGATACCGTCGTAGAGCTGATGGGGCACCAGTACCCCTACCTGTCGGAAAAGGCGCCCGTCGTCAAGGAGCAGATCATGCTCGAGGAGGAGCGCTTCTTCAAAACGATCGAGGACGGGATCGCCCTCTTCAGCGAAGAACTCAAGAAGACCAAGGATGTCTTCAGCGGCGAGACCGCCTTCAAACTCTACGACACCTTCGGCTTCCCGCTCGACCTCACCGAGGACATGCTGCGCGAAAAAGGGCTGGGCCTCGATACGGCGACGTTCGAACGCCTGATGACCGAACAGCGCGAACGCGCCAAAGCGGCCTGGAAAGGAAGCGGTGACGCCCACGTCGAAGGGGACTTCAAAGCACTCCTGGAACAGTTCGGCGAGAACGCTTTCATCGGCTACAGCACCATGAAGGCAACGTCGAAGGTCCTGGCTCTGCTGAGCACAGGTTTCGGCCGCGAGGAGAGCCTGCATGCGCGCCACGAAGGGTGGGTGCTGCTCGATGAGACGCCTTTCTACGCCGAAAGCGGCGGACAGACGGGCGATACGGGCCTGCTTGAAGGGGTTGCAGAGGTCCTGGAGACGAAGAAGTTCTTCGGCCTCAACCTCTCCAAGATCCGTGCCACGGCGACGATCAATGTCGGTGACAGCGTCACGGCGGTCGTCGACGAAGCACGCCGGGAGATCGAACGCCACCACTCCGCGACGCACCTCCTGCATGCGGCGCTTTACGAAGAGCTGGGCGAGCATATCTCCCAGGCGGGCTCTCTCGTCGAAGCCGACCGTCTGCGTTTCGACTTCTCCCACCCCAAGGCGATGACCGCCGCGGAGATCGCGGCCGTCGAAGAACGCGTGAACCTCGTCGTTCAGCGCGGCATCACGAACGCGACAGAGGAGATGGATATCGAAGCGGCCAAGCAGAGCGGCGCGAAAGCGCAGTTCGGCGAGAAGTACGGCGACCGTGTCCGCGTCGTCCGTTTCGGCGATGCTTCCATCGAATTCTGCGGCGGGACCCACGTCGGCAGCACGAGCGAGATCGGGATGTTCGTCATTACCAAAGAGAGCGGTGTCAGTGCCGGTGTTCGCCGGATTGAAGCGGTCTGCTCCAAGGCGGCCTACGACTACTTCAAGCAGCAGCGCCACCTGATCGGCGAAGCGGAAGCCGCGGTCAAGAACCGCGACGTACTGGCCGGGGTCGAACGCCTCAAAGAGCAGATTAACACGCTGAGAGTCGAACTCCAGGATGCCCAGAACGCTGCGAAGGAGTCCCTGGCCGCGGAGACGATCAACGGCGTCAGCGTCTTCGTCGAAGAGATCAAGAGCGGTGACGTCAAGGGGCGCATCGACGAGCTCAAGAACATGAACGAGAGCGTCGCGGCGATGCTCTTCCAGGTCAAAGGCGACAAGGTGATGATCGCCGCCGGCGTCAAGAACGCCGGTGCCAAGGCGGGTGACTGGATCAAAGCGATCGCACCGATCCTCGGCGGCGGCGGGGGCGGACGTCCGGACTTCGCCCAGGCCGGCGGCAAAGACGCCTCCAAGCTGC